The Chloroflexota bacterium genome includes the window CGCCCGGCTCCACGTTCCACCTGACGGTGAGGGCGACCGCGTATCCGGTCCAGAAGTACCTCGGACTGATCTGGGCGTACATGGGGCCGGCGCCCGCGCCAATCATCCCGCCATACGACGTCTTCGTGCGGAAGGACGGCGTGCACCGGATTCAGTTCCAGCCGCGGCTCGACTGCAACTGGGTCCAGGCGATGGAGAACTCCGTCGACCCGGCGCACAACCAGATCCTTCACCAGCGGATAACCCTCCCCGGCATTTTCGAGGATGGCAGCTTGGGCCCGGTCGACGACGAGCCCCTCGTGCCGACCAGCACCACGCGCGGCTTTGTGGACTGGATCGACCACTACGATTGGCACGAGGTTTCCTACGGCGGGATCATGAAAAAGCGGGTGTTCGTCAATGGCATGGTCGATGCGCACCCGGTCATCTTCCCGAACATCCTCCAGCACCTAACTGGCATGCAGATCCGCGTCCCGATCGATGACACCCACACGTCGATTGTCTTTATCAATCTCCAGCCCACAATGGACGGCAGCATCGTCGAGAACGAGCCGGAGCCGAAGGTTCGGTACGTTGCGCCATACAAGACGCCATCCGATGCGATCCATCCCTACACCCGCTTCGACGTCAGCCAGGGGCAGCAACAGGACCACATGGCGTGGGAGACGCAGGGACCGGTCGCCGACCGCACGCAGGAGCGGCTTGCAACCACCGACCGCGGCGTGGTGATGTACCGCGAGATGCTGCTGCGGGAGATCCGGCGTGTGCAGCAGGGGCACGACCCGCTCGGTGTGATCCGCGACCCGAACCATCCGATGATCGTGACCAGCCTCGATTGGCGCGTCCGCGTGCTCCGCTCCGGTATCGAGTCCGCCGATCCCGCCCGCCGTGCGCGTTACCGCGAGTGACGGCCGGGCTCGAAAGCTCGCCTTCAGCTCGCGAGGTCCCAATCCTGCGCGTTCCATCCCTGCAGGGAGTCTCCTCGCTTCGATCCCACGTTGACGAGTCGATTGCCGATCAGGACCGGCTCAGCATCGTGGAAGAGGGGCATGACCACGAGCTGATCGGTCATGTGATGGATGATCTGGGCCAGTAGGCTCACGCGCTCCGACTTCGGGATGGTCACGACGTACCGTTCGAGGAGCGCGTCGAGCTCGGGACTGCTGTAGCGCGCGGAATTGTTCCCCCGATAGCCATTTTCCGGCAGCGGGATCTGGGAGCTGTGGTAGCGCGTCACTTCGGGCGGGTTGAAGCGGAAGTCGAAGCTGAGGGACGTGGCCCGGTACTCGCGATCCGCGGCCCGCTGACGGGGGATGACAATCGGGTCCATGCCCACCCCCACCGCCTTCCACGAATCGGCCAGGACGAACAGCAGCTTCTCGCGGAGCTCATGCGCCGTCGTTCGCAGTTCTACGGAAAGCTTTCGACCGGTCGGGTCCACGAAGAAGTCCTCCGGGCCACGCGTATAGCCCGTGCTCTGAATGAGGTCGATCGCTGTGCGCTGGTCGTATGGGTACTGGACGACGCTGGGTTGGATCTGCGAGTAGTCCGGGGCCTTCGGACTGATGAAGCTGTCCGCGACCGGCACGAGGCCACCAAGGAAGACGTCGACTATCTGCTGACGGTCGAGCGCGTGCAGGAGCGCCCGCCGGAACCGCACATCGGCCACCACCGGCGGATCCGGGTTGATGAATTGCGGCCAGAGCCCCGTCATCGTCTCCAGCGGCACCTCGACGTGTCCTTCGTGCCATTGCTCGCGCGCCATGATCGCCTGCTCCACGCTGAGCCCCTCGCCCAACGTCAGATCAACAGCGCCCGACAGGACGTTGGCGACGATGACATTCGTATCCCAGAGGAACTTGACTTCGATTTCGTCGATGTGCGGTCGGCCGAGCACGAAGCGATCGTTCGCGTGGAGCACCATATGGCTGCCCACGACCCAAGAGCTCATGGTGAATGGGCCGGTCCCCACGAACTCCTGGCTCCAGTACGGAAGCTGAAGGAAGTTCGCGGGGTCATCCTTGTACGACTCCTCGAGAATGTGGCTGGGCATCGGGAGGATGCGAGAGCGGTCGGTCCGACTGAAGAGCGTGTCTGCCTCGATGAACGGCTTCTTCCAGACCACCGTGACGGTCTGCGCGTCCGGCGCCTCGACAGATTCGACGTAGCCGTAGCCGGTGTCTTGCGCGATGGTGAGCGACTTGTCCATCGCGACCTTGGTGGTGAAGACGAGGTCTGCCGAGGTTACCGGCGCGCCATCGTGCCAGACAGCCTCGGGGCGAAGCTTCCAGGTCGTGCGCATACTGCCATCCGGCACTAGCTGCCAGGCGCCGTTTTCCAGGGTGGGCACCGTGGAGGCGATGAGGGGGCGCAGCGCGCCGTCATGATCCACGAGACCGAGCCCCGAGTTCACCAGCAATTCGACGTCGCGCACGCCGGCGACGCGTCCGCCGCCCGCTGCGTTGATGGAGTCAGCGATGGTGAACGGATCGCCTCGAATTGCGGCCACGATCCGCTTGCTCTGACCCACCGTCGCTGAGGCGTTTGACGGGATTCCACTTGACGTGGGTAGCGGCGATCCACAGCCCATGATCGCCCCGAGAAGGAACACGACGGCAATGCCGACGCGCCGCATCCCTGCACCTCCGCTGTGGACGAGGCTGCTGCGCCACGGGACGGACACCGCGCCTCTATTCCTTGGTCGTTCAAGCGAGGGTAGGTTCCCGCGCGAATCCCGTCAAGCGGTTGGCACAAACGGTCAAACCTTTGACGAGGCTCACCGCCGTGTATAGAGTGTGCGGGACAGACGCGCGCCGCTGAACAATCCTGCGACTGACGCGCAACGAATTCCACCGGCTGACGGCGCAAAGGTTGCTCGCGATGGAATCGAGAATGACGGATGTTCCACGAGGACACCGGTCAGCGCCACGCACCCGACGGAGCTACGCGCACAGGAGGACCCTTCTGCCAAAGCCGTGCTTCCCGATGCTCCTCGTCTTCAGCGCGGCCATCGTGGCATGCAGCTCGGCGGCGTCAGCGCCGAGCGGGCCGTCGGCGTCGAATGCGCGTCAGGCTGCTGCACCAGCTGTCAGTCGCACGCTCGTCATCGTGTCGCGAGGTGAGCCGCCGAGCATCGCCGCCCGGTCGCTCCAGCCGTATTCCGGATCGATTGCCGCGCCAATTCGGCTGTTTAACGCCATGCTCGACTACCTGGACGAAAACGAAGTCCCGCAGCCATATCTTGAGGAGGCCCTGCCCCAGCTCAACACGGACACCTGGCACGTTTTTCCTGACGGCGAAATGGAGACTGTGCATCACCTCCGGCCAAACTTGACCTGGCATGACGGTACACCACTAACAGCCGACGATTTCGTCTACGCCTGGAAGCTCTACACGATGCCCGAGCTTGGCTCGTCCTCCGGGTTGCCACTGAACTACATGCGCGAGGTGGCAGCTCCGGATCCGCAGACGGTGCTCATTCGCTGGAAACGTCCGTATGCGGATGCCAATGCGCTGGACCTCACCTTTCAAGCGCTGCCTCGGCACGCCGTCGAGGCAGCTTTTGACGGTGCAGGCGCCCAGGCCATCATCAATAATCCGTTTTGGACCACCGAGTACGTTGGCGCGGGACCCTACCGGATCGAACACTGGGAACCGGGCACCGCCATCGATGGGGTTGCTTTCGCCGGACATGCCCTGGGAAAACCAAAGATCGATCGCATTCGCGTCATCTTCATCTCCGACTCCAACGCTGCAATTGCCAGCATGATCAGCGGGGAGGCCCAGTTCGTGAGCGATTACGTCCTCTTCTATGAGGATGCCCATACGCTCGAGCAGGATTGGGCTGCACGCGGCTCCGATGGAAAGGTGCTCTACTCACCCGTTCTCCTTCGTCCGACCGAGATCCAGTTGCGACCGGAATACGTCGACCCGCCGGCGCTGTTGGATGTGCGGGTCCGCCGTGCCATTGCCCACGGCATGGATGCGCCGTCGGCTGTCGA containing:
- a CDS encoding ABC transporter substrate-binding protein, with the translated sequence MLLVFSAAIVACSSAASAPSGPSASNARQAAAPAVSRTLVIVSRGEPPSIAARSLQPYSGSIAAPIRLFNAMLDYLDENEVPQPYLEEALPQLNTDTWHVFPDGEMETVHHLRPNLTWHDGTPLTADDFVYAWKLYTMPELGSSSGLPLNYMREVAAPDPQTVLIRWKRPYADANALDLTFQALPRHAVEAAFDGAGAQAIINNPFWTTEYVGAGPYRIEHWEPGTAIDGVAFAGHALGKPKIDRIRVIFISDSNAAIASMISGEAQFVSDYVLFYEDAHTLEQDWAARGSDGKVLYSPVLLRPTEIQLRPEYVDPPALLDVRVRRAIAHGMDAPSAVEVTTGGKGLLTWSLTSPAASYYPVIERTLVKHQYDPLLAARDLEDYGMVRRANGLYTQADGEPFRIEVATDGGTSNERQNALFVDSLRKVGIDAYGKVIPVAQLRDQQARATMPALNTGGIGGHPFGALISSAMPRPENRWSGANRGGWTSPEVDRLWDAYLGTPEPDDRVKDLARMEQILSEDVGLIPGLFDIVANAHAGNLKGPVMRKTPDAGSGILHVETWEWTS
- a CDS encoding peptide ABC transporter substrate-binding protein; protein product: MRRVGIAVVFLLGAIMGCGSPLPTSSGIPSNASATVGQSKRIVAAIRGDPFTIADSINAAGGGRVAGVRDVELLVNSGLGLVDHDGALRPLIASTVPTLENGAWQLVPDGSMRTTWKLRPEAVWHDGAPVTSADLVFTTKVAMDKSLTIAQDTGYGYVESVEAPDAQTVTVVWKKPFIEADTLFSRTDRSRILPMPSHILEESYKDDPANFLQLPYWSQEFVGTGPFTMSSWVVGSHMVLHANDRFVLGRPHIDEIEVKFLWDTNVIVANVLSGAVDLTLGEGLSVEQAIMAREQWHEGHVEVPLETMTGLWPQFINPDPPVVADVRFRRALLHALDRQQIVDVFLGGLVPVADSFISPKAPDYSQIQPSVVQYPYDQRTAIDLIQSTGYTRGPEDFFVDPTGRKLSVELRTTAHELREKLLFVLADSWKAVGVGMDPIVIPRQRAADREYRATSLSFDFRFNPPEVTRYHSSQIPLPENGYRGNNSARYSSPELDALLERYVVTIPKSERVSLLAQIIHHMTDQLVVMPLFHDAEPVLIGNRLVNVGSKRGDSLQGWNAQDWDLAS